One window from the genome of Bufo bufo chromosome 4, aBufBuf1.1, whole genome shotgun sequence encodes:
- the LOC120999502 gene encoding uncharacterized protein LOC120999502 isoform X1, whose translation MAEAVEVMLRRLREAADTRGSDWLEQQVTALLGGAEVGTSSPTPAATRPRRVRPPAHVSPDLPPRVRRRVRSPTRDPPRREHSKATAASRSGRNPYVRRDPPEAVGPSPQPIAPATGESGPGSAGSPPVPRSRRPAQRGRGSGSRGSSGAARSARAARRRPLQDEPLSVAHEAAPVGARDGRRPCHDALLTEEEDEAVLDVSPPQSRPLGHEDRRADAYMEDRELRRPFPEGGQFATGPDTVEDRGRPRAIPNAPSSDPAGVLPANSASTHQRNVVDPGVVRQEAGPAAAGFTAPGQLVGAVSPAGPGGESGRIGVSRVVVGDPGGTVACLLQASLSEGTWRMYDRAWSRWQQWCNDLGVEVLDGEIPLLLFIGHVKDQGWSVAKINGCMAGLAFGFKLRNSPDITKSFLVRQILKGYRRFQRVKDSRLPVSFSLLLQLGEQVAGVCRSAWEVSLFRLAFALAFFGAFRLGELVCASVQREGGLRSEDVTLYDDRVLIYLRFSKTDQEGRGHLVSLFEVPGCLLCPVRCLRDFQGRAGVAAGPILRHEDGSFLSRFQFIAVFKKCLRNLGMDSGKFTGHSFRIGAATEAARLGVRDEVIKRIGRWESERFRLYVRLGAS comes from the exons ATGGCAGAAGCAGTGGAGGTGATGCTGCGGCGCTTGAGGGAAGCGGCGGACACCAGGGGCAGCGACTGGCTGGAGCAGCAGGTGACCGCATTGCTAGGGGGGGCGGAGGTGGGTACGTCTAGCCCTACTCCAGCAGCTacacggccgcggcgggtacggccgccggcgcaCGTGAGCCCTGATTTACCCCCCCGGGTCCGGCGCCGTGTCAGGAGCCCCAcaagggaccctccacgccgggAGCATTCTAAGGCTACTGCGGCCTCCCGGAGTGGGAGGAATCCATATGTCCGGCGGGACCCTCCAGAGGCTGTGGGGCCTTCCCCTCAGCCCATCGCGCCAGCAACAGGGGAGTCAGGACCTGGTTCTGCAGGATCCCCTCCTGTCCCCAGGAGTCGGAGGCCTGCTCAGCGTGGGAGAGGtagtggcagcagaggcagcagcggGGCTGCGCGGTCGGCCAGGGCGGCCCGGCGCAGGCCCTTACAGGATGAGCCCCTTTCAGTGGCACACGAGGCTGCGCCTGTAGGTGCCAGGGACGGGCGCAGGCCTTGCCATGATGCGCTtcttacagaggaggaggacgaggctgTTCTGGACGTCTCCCCGCCCCAGAGCAGGCCTCTTGGGCATGAAGACAGGCGTGCAGATGCTtatatggaggacagggagttgcGCAGGCCATTTCCTGAGGGCGGACAGTTTGCTACTGGTCCTGACACCGTGGAAGACAGAGGGCGTCCCAGAGCCATTCCTAACGCACCCAGCAGTGATCCGGCTGGGGTGCTGCCGGCGAACAGCGCAAGTACCCATCAAAGGAATGTCGTGGATCCAGGAGTCGTCCGTCAGGAAGCAGGACCTGCGGCTGCCGGGTTCACAGCACCCGGGCAGCTAG tgggagcggtttcgccAGCTGGCCCCGGAGGCGAGTCAGGTCGGATTGGTGTGTCCAGAGTCGTTGTGGGAGATCCTGGAGGTACCGTAGCTTGTCTGTTGCAGGCATCATTGAGTGAAGGCACGTGGAGGATGTACGATAGGGCTTGgagtaggtggcagcagtggtgtaATGACCTAGGGGTCGAGGTACTGGACGGGGAAATTCCGTTGTTACTGTTCATTGGCCACGTGAAGGATCAAGGTTGGTCGGTTGCCAAGATCAATGGTTGCATGGCGGGCTTGGCTTTCGGATTCAAGTTGCGGAATTCCCCGGACATTACTAAGTCCTTTTTGGTCCGACAAATTTTGAAGGGTTATAGAAGGTTTCAGCGTGTCAAAGATTCCCGCCTACCGGTGTCCTTTTCGTTATTGTTACAGTTAGGGGAGCAGGTAGCTGGAGTGTGTCGCTCGGCTTGGGAGGTGAGCTTATTTAGACTAGCCTTTGCTCTGGCTTTTTTCGGAGCCTTTCGTTTAGGGGAGTTAGTGTGTGCAAGTGTGCAGCGGGAAGGGGGTCTGAGGAGTGAGGATGTAACGTTATATGACGACAGGGTGCTGATTTATCTGAGATTTtcaaagacggatcaggaggggAGGGGTCATTTAGTCTCATTGTTTGAGGTGCCGGGATGTCTATTGTGTCCAGTACGGTGTTTGCGGGATTTTCAAGGAAGGGCAGGGGTCGCGGCAGGACCGATTCTCAGACACGAGGATGGCTCCTTTTTATCACGATTTCAATTTATAGCGGTATTCAAGAAATGTTTGCGTAATCTAGGAATGGACTCTGGCAagtttacgggtcattccttcaggataGGTGCTGCCACGGAGGCTGCTCGCTTAGGGGTGCGAGATGAAGTGATTAAGCGTATTGGGAGGTGGGAGTCGGAGCGTTTTCGGCTGTATGTGCGTTTAGGGGCAAGTTAA
- the LOC120999502 gene encoding translation initiation factor IF-2-like isoform X3, protein MAEAVEVMLRRLREAADTRGSDWLEQQVTALLGGAEVGTSSPTPAATRPRRVRPPAHVSPDLPPRVRRRVRSPTRDPPRREHSKATAASRSGRNPYVRRDPPEAVGPSPQPIAPATGESGPGSAGSPPVPRSRRPAQRGRGSGSRGSSGAARSARAARRRPLQDEPLSVAHEAAPVGARDGRRPCHDALLTEEEDEAVLDVSPPQSRPLGHEDRRADAYMEDRELRRPFPEGGQFATGPDTVEDRGRPRAIPNAPSSDPAGVLPANSASTHQRNVVDPGVVRQEAGPAAAGFTAPGQLGDAPLLVWILGHSFVFWGALRADVRQNGRQLGFDRGTAIVRWIGRRGMVWGSVLQEVHRQARLDRVPDILVLHVGGNDLGVRPCRELIRDIRFDFLRLWSLFPSVVTVWSDIVPRKVWREARSVERLNKARIKLNRVIGRFCAKHGAVVVRHPELEAGTGGFWRQDGVHLNAVGIDLWSLDLQGGIETALRVWRNARA, encoded by the exons ATGGCAGAAGCAGTGGAGGTGATGCTGCGGCGCTTGAGGGAAGCGGCGGACACCAGGGGCAGCGACTGGCTGGAGCAGCAGGTGACCGCATTGCTAGGGGGGGCGGAGGTGGGTACGTCTAGCCCTACTCCAGCAGCTacacggccgcggcgggtacggccgccggcgcaCGTGAGCCCTGATTTACCCCCCCGGGTCCGGCGCCGTGTCAGGAGCCCCAcaagggaccctccacgccgggAGCATTCTAAGGCTACTGCGGCCTCCCGGAGTGGGAGGAATCCATATGTCCGGCGGGACCCTCCAGAGGCTGTGGGGCCTTCCCCTCAGCCCATCGCGCCAGCAACAGGGGAGTCAGGACCTGGTTCTGCAGGATCCCCTCCTGTCCCCAGGAGTCGGAGGCCTGCTCAGCGTGGGAGAGGtagtggcagcagaggcagcagcggGGCTGCGCGGTCGGCCAGGGCGGCCCGGCGCAGGCCCTTACAGGATGAGCCCCTTTCAGTGGCACACGAGGCTGCGCCTGTAGGTGCCAGGGACGGGCGCAGGCCTTGCCATGATGCGCTtcttacagaggaggaggacgaggctgTTCTGGACGTCTCCCCGCCCCAGAGCAGGCCTCTTGGGCATGAAGACAGGCGTGCAGATGCTtatatggaggacagggagttgcGCAGGCCATTTCCTGAGGGCGGACAGTTTGCTACTGGTCCTGACACCGTGGAAGACAGAGGGCGTCCCAGAGCCATTCCTAACGCACCCAGCAGTGATCCGGCTGGGGTGCTGCCGGCGAACAGCGCAAGTACCCATCAAAGGAATGTCGTGGATCCAGGAGTCGTCCGTCAGGAAGCAGGACCTGCGGCTGCCGGGTTCACAGCACCCGGGCAGCTAG GTGATGCCCCGTTATTAGTTTGGATCCTGGGCCATTCGTTCGTGTTCTGGGGGGCATTACGAGCGGATGTTCGGCAGAATGGGCGGCAGCTGGGGTTTGATCGGGGGACAGCCATAGTAAGATGGATCGGACGCAGAGGTATGGTGTGGGGTAGTGTTTTGCAGGAGGTTCATCGGCAAGCCAGGTTAGATAGAGTCCCAGATATCTTGGTGTTGCATGTTGGGGGAAATGACCTAGGGGTCCGACCTTGCAGAGAGTTGATCAGGGATATACGTTTTGATTTTTTGCGTTTGTGGTCCCTCTTCCCGTCAGTTGTCACTGTGTGGTCGGACATTGTCCCCAGGAAGGTCTGGAGGGAAGCGAGATCGGTTGAAAGGCTGAATAAGGCTAGGATTAAGCTGAACAGGGTGATTGGGCGGTTCTGTGCCAAACATGGGGCGGTGGTGGTGAGGCACCccgagttggaagcaggaacaGGAGGCTTTTGGAGACAGGATGGAGTCCACCTCAATGCGGTGGGCATTGATTTGTGGTCACTGGACTTGCAGGGAGGTATTGAAACAGCCCTCCGGGTGTGGCGGAACGCGCGAGCTTAA
- the LOC120999502 gene encoding translation initiation factor IF-2-like isoform X2 codes for MAEAVEVMLRRLREAADTRGSDWLEQQVTALLGGAEVGTSSPTPAATRPRRVRPPAHVSPDLPPRVRRRVRSPTRDPPRREHSKATAASRSGRNPYVRRDPPEAVGPSPQPIAPATGESGPGSAGSPPVPRSRRPAQRGRGSGSRGSSGAARSARAARRRPLQDEPLSVAHEAAPVGARDGRRPCHDALLTEEEDEAVLDVSPPQSRPLGHEDRRADAYMEDRELRRPFPEGGQFATGPDTVEDRGRPRAIPNAPSSDPAGVLPANSASTHQRNVVDPGVVRQEAGPAAAGFTAPGQLVGAVSPAGPGGESGRIGVSRVVVGDPGGDAPLLVWILGHSFVFWGALRADVRQNGRQLGFDRGTAIVRWIGRRGMVWGSVLQEVHRQARLDRVPDILVLHVGGNDLGVRPCRELIRDIRFDFLRLWSLFPSVVTVWSDIVPRKVWREARSVERLNKARIKLNRVIGRFCAKHGAVVVRHPELEAGTGGFWRQDGVHLNAVGIDLWSLDLQGGIETALRVWRNARA; via the exons ATGGCAGAAGCAGTGGAGGTGATGCTGCGGCGCTTGAGGGAAGCGGCGGACACCAGGGGCAGCGACTGGCTGGAGCAGCAGGTGACCGCATTGCTAGGGGGGGCGGAGGTGGGTACGTCTAGCCCTACTCCAGCAGCTacacggccgcggcgggtacggccgccggcgcaCGTGAGCCCTGATTTACCCCCCCGGGTCCGGCGCCGTGTCAGGAGCCCCAcaagggaccctccacgccgggAGCATTCTAAGGCTACTGCGGCCTCCCGGAGTGGGAGGAATCCATATGTCCGGCGGGACCCTCCAGAGGCTGTGGGGCCTTCCCCTCAGCCCATCGCGCCAGCAACAGGGGAGTCAGGACCTGGTTCTGCAGGATCCCCTCCTGTCCCCAGGAGTCGGAGGCCTGCTCAGCGTGGGAGAGGtagtggcagcagaggcagcagcggGGCTGCGCGGTCGGCCAGGGCGGCCCGGCGCAGGCCCTTACAGGATGAGCCCCTTTCAGTGGCACACGAGGCTGCGCCTGTAGGTGCCAGGGACGGGCGCAGGCCTTGCCATGATGCGCTtcttacagaggaggaggacgaggctgTTCTGGACGTCTCCCCGCCCCAGAGCAGGCCTCTTGGGCATGAAGACAGGCGTGCAGATGCTtatatggaggacagggagttgcGCAGGCCATTTCCTGAGGGCGGACAGTTTGCTACTGGTCCTGACACCGTGGAAGACAGAGGGCGTCCCAGAGCCATTCCTAACGCACCCAGCAGTGATCCGGCTGGGGTGCTGCCGGCGAACAGCGCAAGTACCCATCAAAGGAATGTCGTGGATCCAGGAGTCGTCCGTCAGGAAGCAGGACCTGCGGCTGCCGGGTTCACAGCACCCGGGCAGCTAG tgggagcggtttcgccAGCTGGCCCCGGAGGCGAGTCAGGTCGGATTGGTGTGTCCAGAGTCGTTGTGGGAGATCCTGGAG GTGATGCCCCGTTATTAGTTTGGATCCTGGGCCATTCGTTCGTGTTCTGGGGGGCATTACGAGCGGATGTTCGGCAGAATGGGCGGCAGCTGGGGTTTGATCGGGGGACAGCCATAGTAAGATGGATCGGACGCAGAGGTATGGTGTGGGGTAGTGTTTTGCAGGAGGTTCATCGGCAAGCCAGGTTAGATAGAGTCCCAGATATCTTGGTGTTGCATGTTGGGGGAAATGACCTAGGGGTCCGACCTTGCAGAGAGTTGATCAGGGATATACGTTTTGATTTTTTGCGTTTGTGGTCCCTCTTCCCGTCAGTTGTCACTGTGTGGTCGGACATTGTCCCCAGGAAGGTCTGGAGGGAAGCGAGATCGGTTGAAAGGCTGAATAAGGCTAGGATTAAGCTGAACAGGGTGATTGGGCGGTTCTGTGCCAAACATGGGGCGGTGGTGGTGAGGCACCccgagttggaagcaggaacaGGAGGCTTTTGGAGACAGGATGGAGTCCACCTCAATGCGGTGGGCATTGATTTGTGGTCACTGGACTTGCAGGGAGGTATTGAAACAGCCCTCCGGGTGTGGCGGAACGCGCGAGCTTAA